The genomic DNA TGACCTTGCTCATGCCCTCGAGGCCGTGCTTGGCGGTGACGTACGCGCTCTTGAACGGGCTCGCGGACAGGCCGTGCGCGGACGAGAGGTTGACCACGCGACCCCAGCCACGCTCGTACATGTGCGGCAGGGACTGCCGAACGATGTAGAACGGCGCGTGCAGCATCACCTTCATGATCAGCTCGAACTTCTCCAGCGGGAACTCCTCGATCGGGGCGACCTGCTGGATGCCGGCGTTGTTGACGATGATGTCCACGTCGTGCGGGAGGGCGTCGGCGAGGCCGGCGAGGTCGGACAGGTCGCACGGGGTGGGCACGATCCCGTCGACGCGTTCGGCGAGGGCGGCCAGGCCCTCGGCGTTGAGGTCGACCGCGATGACCTGCGCGCCGAGCGCGGCGAACTTCTCCGCGCAGGCCAGTCCGATGCCGCTGGCCGCGCCGGTGACGAGCGCGCGGCGGCCGCGGTGGTAGTCGGGGGAGGGGAAAGCGGGCTGCGTCA from Austwickia sp. includes the following:
- a CDS encoding 3-hydroxybutyrate dehydrogenase, coding for MTQPAFPSPDYHRGRRALVTGAASGIGLACAEKFAALGAQVIAVDLNAEGLAALAERVDGIVPTPCDLSDLAGLADALPHDVDIIVNNAGIQQVAPIEEFPLEKFELIMKVMLHAPFYIVRQSLPHMYERGWGRVVNLSSAHGLSASPFKSAYVTAKHGLEGMSKVIALEGAPHGVTSNTVNPAYVRTALVEKQIADQAKTHGIPEDEVVQKIMLDRVFVKRLIEPEEVADLVAFLTGPASASMTGCSYPIEGGWTAY